Proteins found in one Limnobaculum xujianqingii genomic segment:
- the kdgT gene encoding 2-keto-3-deoxygluconate transporter: MKIKQAIDKIPGGLMLVPLFLGALCHTLSPGAGKYFGSFTNGLITGTVPILAVWFFCMGASIQLSATGTVLRKSGTLVITKIATAWVVAAVASQIIPEHGVEVGFFAGMSTLALVAAMDMTNGGLYASIMQQYGSKEEAGAFVLMSVESGPLMTMIILGTAGIASFEPQAFVGAVLPFLIGFALGNLDPELREFFSKAVHTLIPFFAFALGNTINLGVILETGLLGILLGVGVIVVTGIPLIIADKFIGGGNGTAGVAASSTAGAAVATPVLIAEMLPQFKPVAPAATALVATSVIVTSVLVPIITAMWAKRMGNKMPVKEA, translated from the coding sequence ATGAAAATCAAACAGGCAATTGACAAAATCCCTGGCGGATTGATGCTGGTTCCTCTGTTTTTAGGTGCTCTTTGCCATACTCTGTCTCCTGGCGCGGGTAAATATTTTGGTTCATTCACTAACGGTTTAATCACAGGTACCGTACCAATTCTGGCAGTCTGGTTCTTCTGTATGGGAGCATCCATTCAGCTGAGCGCAACGGGTACCGTATTACGTAAGTCTGGTACGCTGGTTATTACTAAAATCGCTACCGCCTGGGTGGTTGCAGCCGTTGCATCACAAATCATTCCTGAACATGGTGTTGAAGTTGGCTTCTTCGCAGGTATGTCCACTCTGGCATTAGTTGCCGCAATGGACATGACTAACGGTGGCCTGTACGCCTCTATCATGCAGCAATACGGTTCAAAAGAAGAAGCCGGTGCATTCGTACTGATGTCCGTTGAATCCGGTCCGTTAATGACCATGATCATTCTGGGTACTGCCGGTATTGCCTCCTTCGAACCGCAAGCTTTCGTTGGTGCCGTTCTGCCATTCCTGATCGGTTTTGCCTTGGGTAACCTGGATCCTGAACTGCGTGAGTTCTTCAGCAAAGCAGTACATACCCTGATTCCATTCTTTGCCTTCGCATTGGGTAACACCATCAACCTGGGCGTTATTCTGGAAACCGGTCTGTTAGGCATTCTGTTAGGTGTGGGTGTCATTGTTGTCACCGGTATCCCATTAATCATTGCCGACAAGTTTATCGGTGGAGGTAACGGTACTGCGGGAGTCGCGGCTTCAAGTACTGCTGGTGCAGCGGTTGCTACACCAGTACTGATTGCGGAAATGCTGCCTCAATTTAAGCCAGTTGCTCCTGCTGCCACTGCGTTGGTTGCTACTTCGGTTATCGTTACTTCAGTTCTGGTACCAATTATTACCGCTATGTGGGCAAAACGCATGGGCAATAAGATGCCAGTAAAAGAAGCTTAA
- the acnA gene encoding aconitate hydratase AcnA yields the protein MSSDLRQLSLDTLTVGQQKYHYYSLSKAATQLGNIERLPKSLKVLLENLLRFIDGDTVQEADLAELVKWLESGHADREIAYRPARVLMQDFTGVPAIVDLAAMREAVHRLGGDASKVNPLSPADLVIDHSVTVDDYANSQAFTTNVMLEMQRNHERYAFLRWGQKAFSRFRVVPPGTGICHQVNLEYLGQTVWQEQQDDKLMVYPDTLVGTDSHTTMINGLGILGWGVGGIEAEAAMLGQPVSMLIPDVVGFKMTGQLREGITATDLVLTVTQMLRQHGVVGKFVEFYGDGLARLTLADRATIGNMSPEFGATCGFFPVDEETLRYMRLSGRAEQQIALVEAYSKAQGLWRNPGDEPIFTSTLSLDLSSVEASLAGPKRPQDRVTLSGVKQAFESYTQLDTTARTPRIEQVPVTLKENTFALKQGAVAIAAITSCTNTSNPGVMLAAGLLAKKAVEKGLQRQPWMKSSLAPGSKVVTDYLNAAGLTPYLEMLGFNLVGYGCTTCIGNSGPLLAPIEEAIKQGDLTVGAVLSGNRNFEGRIHPLVKTNWLASPPLVVAYALAGNMNVDLSQDPLGHDKQGHPVYLKDIWPSSHEIAQAVEGVTAAMYRKEYAEVFDGDEEWQSIKIEASQTYHWQEDSTYIRHPPFFTSMQATPEAVQDIHDARILALLGDSVTTDHISPAGNIKANSPAGIYLNNHGIEAKDFNSYGSRRGNHEVMMRGTFANIRIRNEMVPGVEGGFTRYVPTKETLPIYDAAMRYQQDNVPLAVIVGKEYGSGSSRDWAAKGPMLLGVRVVIAESFERIHRSNLIGMGILPLEFAPGVTRKTLGLTGDEAITVTGLATLQPGQTVTVVITHADGHHDIINTRCRIDTGNELTYYQNGGILHYVIRKML from the coding sequence ATGTCATCTGATCTACGTCAACTGAGTCTTGACACCCTAACGGTCGGCCAACAGAAATATCACTATTACAGCCTGTCGAAAGCCGCCACTCAGCTGGGCAATATTGAACGCCTGCCTAAATCTCTTAAAGTTTTATTAGAAAATTTGCTGCGCTTTATCGACGGCGATACGGTACAGGAAGCCGATCTGGCTGAACTGGTTAAGTGGCTGGAAAGCGGCCATGCGGATCGTGAAATTGCCTATCGTCCGGCGCGAGTATTAATGCAAGATTTTACCGGCGTTCCGGCCATTGTCGATCTGGCCGCTATGCGGGAAGCCGTTCACCGGCTCGGTGGTGATGCCAGTAAAGTCAATCCTCTTTCACCTGCCGATCTGGTCATCGACCACTCGGTTACTGTCGATGATTACGCCAATTCCCAAGCCTTTACCACTAACGTGATGCTGGAAATGCAGCGCAACCACGAACGATACGCTTTCCTGCGTTGGGGGCAAAAAGCCTTTAGTCGATTCCGCGTAGTGCCGCCGGGAACCGGTATTTGTCATCAGGTTAACCTTGAATATTTGGGACAAACCGTCTGGCAGGAGCAGCAGGATGATAAGCTGATGGTCTATCCGGATACTCTGGTAGGTACTGACTCCCATACCACGATGATTAATGGATTGGGTATTCTGGGTTGGGGCGTTGGCGGTATTGAAGCCGAAGCTGCCATGCTGGGCCAGCCCGTTTCAATGCTAATTCCCGATGTGGTCGGTTTTAAAATGACCGGCCAGTTACGGGAAGGTATCACTGCCACCGATCTGGTATTAACCGTAACCCAAATGTTGCGCCAACACGGTGTGGTGGGCAAATTTGTTGAATTCTACGGAGATGGTCTGGCTCGCCTGACGCTGGCGGATCGTGCCACTATCGGTAATATGTCACCAGAATTTGGTGCGACCTGCGGTTTCTTCCCGGTCGATGAAGAGACATTACGCTATATGCGCCTGTCCGGTCGTGCCGAACAACAAATAGCACTGGTTGAAGCCTACAGTAAAGCACAGGGATTATGGCGCAATCCTGGGGATGAACCCATATTTACCAGCACCCTGTCGCTGGATTTATCCAGCGTAGAGGCCAGTCTGGCGGGTCCAAAACGCCCTCAGGACCGCGTGACATTAAGTGGCGTTAAGCAAGCGTTTGAATCCTATACCCAATTGGATACTACCGCACGAACACCGCGTATCGAACAGGTGCCCGTCACCCTGAAAGAAAATACCTTTGCCCTGAAACAGGGAGCGGTGGCTATCGCCGCTATCACTTCTTGTACCAATACTTCCAACCCCGGCGTAATGCTGGCAGCAGGATTACTGGCTAAAAAGGCCGTTGAGAAAGGCTTACAGCGTCAACCTTGGATGAAATCTTCACTGGCTCCCGGTTCTAAAGTGGTTACCGATTATCTGAACGCCGCCGGGCTGACTCCTTATCTGGAAATGCTTGGGTTCAACCTGGTTGGCTATGGCTGTACTACCTGTATCGGTAACTCCGGTCCGCTATTAGCGCCAATCGAGGAAGCCATCAAACAAGGGGACTTAACCGTTGGGGCGGTGTTATCCGGTAACCGTAACTTTGAAGGTCGTATTCATCCACTGGTAAAAACTAACTGGCTGGCCTCTCCACCGCTGGTAGTGGCCTATGCGCTGGCAGGTAATATGAACGTCGATTTATCTCAGGACCCTCTGGGACATGATAAACAGGGGCATCCGGTTTATCTGAAAGATATCTGGCCTTCCTCCCATGAAATCGCTCAGGCGGTTGAAGGGGTTACCGCAGCTATGTACCGTAAAGAGTACGCGGAAGTGTTTGATGGCGATGAAGAGTGGCAATCCATCAAGATTGAAGCGTCACAAACTTATCACTGGCAGGAAGATTCCACCTACATTCGCCATCCTCCATTTTTTACCAGCATGCAGGCAACACCAGAAGCAGTACAGGATATTCATGATGCCCGTATTCTGGCATTGCTGGGAGACTCCGTTACCACCGACCATATCTCTCCGGCAGGCAATATTAAAGCCAACAGTCCGGCGGGAATCTATCTCAATAACCACGGCATTGAAGCTAAAGATTTCAACTCTTACGGCTCACGCCGGGGTAATCATGAAGTAATGATGCGCGGCACCTTTGCCAATATCCGTATTCGTAATGAGATGGTACCCGGAGTTGAGGGTGGTTTTACCCGTTATGTTCCAACCAAAGAAACTCTGCCAATTTACGATGCTGCCATGCGTTACCAGCAAGACAATGTGCCACTGGCAGTGATTGTGGGTAAAGAGTATGGCTCCGGCTCCAGCCGCGACTGGGCAGCAAAAGGCCCTATGTTGCTGGGAGTCCGCGTGGTTATTGCCGAATCTTTTGAACGTATCCACCGCTCTAACCTGATTGGCATGGGTATTTTACCGCTGGAGTTCGCTCCGGGAGTTACTCGTAAAACTCTGGGTTTAACTGGTGATGAAGCCATCACTGTTACCGGACTGGCTACCCTGCAACCGGGCCAAACCGTGACGGTAGTGATCACTCACGCCGATGGTCACCATGACATCATTAACACGCGCTGCCGTATTGATACTGGCAATGAACTTACCTATTACCAGAACGGCGGTATTTTGCATTATGTGATCAGGAAAATGCTGTAA
- a CDS encoding AI-2E family transporter: protein MGLRTLLMLASVVIILSGIKAASQIVVPFLLALFLSIVLYPLVRMMARWRIPSVLSVLIIIVAIVIGMFMTASLLGSSLNEFTRTLPQYRGPISEHLRTFQAYAAQVNIHISNEELMQYFDPSALVSFITRMLSGFSGMMTNIFLLLMTVVFMLLEVQTLPGKLGKALNNPQQGMLGIQAALDSISRYMTIKTAISLATGLVIWLFLSVLDVKYAMLWGVLGFLLNYIPNIGSVIAAIPPVLQTLLFSGLSDALVVTACFIVVNILIGNVIEPRVMGRGLGLSTLVVFLSLIFWGWLLGPVGMLLSVPLTIVAKIMLEATPSGQRLAIMLGDGK, encoded by the coding sequence ATGGGGTTACGCACCCTGTTAATGCTCGCCTCAGTGGTCATTATTCTTTCCGGCATCAAGGCGGCTTCCCAGATTGTGGTTCCTTTTTTGCTGGCACTTTTTCTGTCTATCGTTCTCTATCCTTTGGTGCGAATGATGGCGCGCTGGCGTATACCTTCGGTGCTTTCAGTATTAATCATTATTGTTGCCATCGTGATCGGTATGTTTATGACCGCCAGCCTGTTGGGATCTTCACTGAATGAATTTACCCGTACACTGCCCCAGTATCGTGGCCCAATTAGTGAACACTTACGTACTTTCCAGGCTTATGCGGCGCAGGTGAATATCCATATATCTAATGAAGAGCTGATGCAGTATTTCGACCCCAGCGCTCTGGTCAGCTTTATTACCCGTATGCTGTCGGGATTTTCCGGCATGATGACCAATATCTTTTTACTATTAATGACCGTGGTCTTTATGCTACTGGAAGTTCAAACCCTTCCCGGCAAACTGGGAAAAGCGCTAAATAATCCACAACAGGGAATGTTGGGAATTCAGGCCGCACTGGATAGCATCAGCCGTTATATGACCATCAAAACCGCAATCAGCCTGGCTACCGGGCTGGTAATCTGGCTATTTCTCTCAGTACTGGATGTTAAATATGCCATGCTGTGGGGCGTACTGGGCTTTTTGCTGAACTATATTCCGAATATTGGTTCGGTGATTGCCGCCATCCCACCAGTGCTACAAACCCTGCTGTTTAGTGGGTTATCCGATGCGCTGGTAGTGACCGCCTGTTTTATCGTGGTGAATATTCTGATTGGTAATGTCATTGAGCCGCGAGTCATGGGGCGAGGGCTGGGCCTGTCTACCCTGGTAGTTTTCCTCTCGCTAATATTTTGGGGTTGGCTATTGGGGCCTGTAGGAATGCTGCTTTCCGTTCCGCTGACCATAGTGGCAAAAATCATGCTGGAAGCAACTCCCTCCGGACAACGACTGGCTATTATGCTGGGAGATGGTAAGTAA
- a CDS encoding AMP-binding protein — translation MNKFKLLHNIGLLSLKGISALISSIRANGISLMALSGYSARRYPERKAIQDENQSLSYQQLYQQSLAVAGLLISQHQIAPHRQVAIICRNHASLLKALFATSATGADICLINSEISPQQLASFIHQHQFHLIIHDRELFPVIQQAGYSGQCLPVSHDSEPSIESYSQMPVKPIAKITYGPGKIVVLTGGTSGEFKQAARKPSLFAFLNPLMALLDKLKLEQYRSLYIATPIYHGFGLATLCIATLLGSTIYLARRFEAQQAAELINQQQIEVVTLVPLMLSRMMHRYPTSLKSLRCIISGGAALPPTLFSETQTLLGKRLFNLYGTSEAGVCTIATPDDLAYAADTIGLPIDGLTICLRDAATGQLITRNNTVGLLQVQCRWAAQQTDDLVATGDLAFRDANGYYFLSGRGDDMIVSGGENIYPIELEKVLAEHPLVRECVIIGIEDKEFGQRLKAFVVIHPDGNIDVQALIQWLKPRVARYQMPVSIELIEEIPLTAVGKPDTRKLNNLSC, via the coding sequence ATGAATAAGTTTAAATTACTGCACAATATTGGTTTATTATCGCTCAAAGGCATATCTGCGCTGATATCCTCAATCAGGGCTAACGGTATTAGTTTAATGGCCTTATCAGGCTATAGCGCCCGACGTTACCCCGAGCGCAAAGCGATTCAGGATGAGAACCAATCATTAAGCTATCAACAACTGTACCAACAATCTCTGGCAGTAGCCGGTTTGCTTATATCGCAACACCAGATTGCACCACACAGACAAGTAGCTATCATTTGTCGTAATCATGCATCATTACTTAAGGCACTGTTCGCCACCTCCGCTACCGGTGCAGATATTTGTTTGATTAATAGCGAAATTAGCCCTCAGCAGTTAGCTTCATTTATACATCAGCATCAGTTTCATTTAATTATTCACGATCGGGAGCTATTTCCCGTCATTCAACAGGCAGGCTATAGCGGACAATGTTTACCGGTCAGCCATGATTCAGAACCATCCATTGAGTCATATAGCCAAATGCCCGTCAAACCGATAGCCAAAATCACCTATGGCCCGGGAAAAATTGTGGTGCTGACCGGTGGCACCAGCGGTGAATTCAAACAAGCAGCACGTAAGCCGTCATTGTTTGCCTTTCTTAATCCGCTGATGGCTTTATTAGATAAGTTAAAACTGGAACAGTACCGCTCTTTATATATTGCTACGCCGATTTACCATGGGTTTGGTCTGGCGACCCTATGCATTGCCACTCTGCTAGGTTCCACTATCTATTTGGCCCGTCGTTTTGAAGCACAGCAAGCGGCTGAACTGATAAATCAACAGCAAATAGAAGTCGTCACACTGGTTCCGCTAATGTTGAGCCGTATGATGCATCGCTATCCAACCAGTCTAAAATCACTGCGCTGTATTATTTCCGGCGGAGCCGCACTTCCGCCAACGCTGTTTAGCGAAACACAAACTCTGCTGGGTAAGCGGCTATTCAACCTGTACGGCACTTCAGAAGCGGGAGTCTGTACTATTGCCACCCCGGACGATCTGGCTTATGCAGCAGATACCATTGGATTACCCATCGATGGATTGACCATCTGCCTGCGCGATGCCGCCACAGGCCAGTTGATTACCCGTAATAACACCGTTGGTTTGTTGCAGGTTCAATGCCGCTGGGCAGCTCAACAAACCGATGATTTAGTGGCAACCGGCGATCTGGCCTTTCGCGATGCTAATGGCTACTACTTTCTAAGCGGCCGAGGCGATGACATGATCGTTTCCGGTGGTGAAAATATCTATCCCATTGAACTGGAAAAGGTTCTGGCTGAGCATCCATTGGTCAGGGAGTGCGTAATAATCGGTATTGAAGATAAAGAGTTTGGTCAGCGATTAAAGGCATTTGTCGTTATTCATCCCGATGGAAATATTGATGTGCAAGCGCTAATACAATGGTTAAAACCTCGGGTTGCCCGCTATCAAATGCCGGTTAGTATCGAGTTGATTGAAGAAATCCCGCTAACGGCAGTGGGCAAGCCCGATACCAGAAAACTAAATAACTTATCGTGCTAA
- a CDS encoding SDR family NAD(P)-dependent oxidoreductase produces the protein MAESSSIIEAELMIISSTMLTKYLLFPYRQPDKSALNRYLQNKTILITGASYGIGETVAEMLADYPVRLILVARTAEKLQQIQQRLASRSSDCHVIPCDLTSEEQCSWLLNQLQQFGNIDIFINNAGKSICRPLLNSLDRLHDFQRTMRLNYLAPVQLCLSLIPQLEKTQGQIINISALNVLLAPTPYWAAYQASKTAFDQWLRCAEPELKQAKIAVCSIYFPLVKTRMIAPVYADKPVPALSVEQAAEIICRALYTRKPCIRPWWTMLAQVASVIFHRLWTACCGYYLTVKRKSDE, from the coding sequence ATGGCTGAAAGCTCATCAATTATCGAGGCTGAATTGATGATTATCTCTTCCACTATGCTAACCAAATACCTACTCTTCCCCTACCGCCAACCGGATAAATCCGCGCTAAACCGCTACCTGCAAAATAAGACTATTCTGATTACCGGTGCCAGCTATGGTATCGGGGAAACAGTAGCAGAAATGCTGGCAGACTATCCGGTTCGATTGATTCTGGTTGCCCGCACAGCAGAAAAACTACAGCAAATTCAGCAACGGCTGGCATCCCGATCCTCTGACTGCCATGTTATTCCCTGTGACCTGACCAGTGAAGAACAGTGCTCCTGGCTACTCAATCAACTACAGCAGTTTGGCAATATTGATATCTTTATTAACAATGCGGGGAAATCTATCTGCCGCCCGCTGCTGAATTCACTGGACAGGCTGCATGATTTTCAACGCACTATGCGCCTGAACTATCTTGCTCCGGTTCAGCTCTGCCTGAGTTTGATCCCTCAACTGGAAAAAACTCAGGGACAAATTATCAATATATCAGCTCTGAATGTACTGCTGGCACCAACCCCTTATTGGGCGGCATATCAGGCCTCGAAAACCGCATTTGACCAGTGGCTACGCTGTGCGGAACCAGAATTGAAACAGGCAAAAATAGCCGTCTGTTCTATTTACTTTCCACTGGTCAAAACCCGCATGATAGCGCCAGTTTATGCTGATAAACCGGTTCCTGCTCTGTCAGTTGAACAAGCGGCGGAAATCATCTGCCGTGCCCTGTACACTCGCAAACCTTGCATCCGTCCCTGGTGGACCATGTTGGCTCAAGTGGCCTCAGTTATTTTCCATCGGCTATGGACCGCCTGCTGTGGCTACTATTTAACGGTAAAACGTAAATCAGATGAATAA
- a CDS encoding GntR family transcriptional regulator — MNDTHSTLIRQLCERIAEPDNTPLYLKFAETVKMAVRTGILPPGNILPGERDLSQLTGVSRITVRKAMEMLDEQGVVIRSRGFGTQINDKFEYSLKEAKGFSQQVELRGKKPNTLWVNKSIVKCSDEVAGQLKIPLNSQVFMLKRIRYVDDDPVSIEESYVPVELIKNVDDIGMSLYDYFRSQNIIPQRTKSKVSARMPDVEFQSHIKLDEAVPVLVIKQVVFDHLNRLIEYSVNLCRSDMYVFVSEE, encoded by the coding sequence ATGAATGACACACACTCGACGTTGATTAGACAACTCTGCGAGCGTATTGCAGAGCCAGATAATACGCCGCTATATCTGAAGTTTGCTGAAACGGTCAAAATGGCAGTGCGAACGGGTATTTTGCCGCCAGGAAATATTCTGCCGGGAGAACGGGACTTAAGTCAGCTAACCGGAGTGTCGCGAATTACCGTACGTAAAGCCATGGAGATGCTGGATGAGCAGGGCGTAGTTATTCGTTCCCGCGGTTTTGGTACCCAAATTAACGATAAGTTTGAATACTCATTAAAAGAAGCCAAGGGGTTCTCCCAGCAGGTAGAGCTGCGGGGGAAAAAGCCAAATACCCTGTGGGTTAACAAGAGTATTGTTAAATGTTCTGATGAAGTTGCCGGGCAGCTAAAAATTCCGCTTAACAGTCAGGTGTTTATGCTTAAGCGCATTCGTTATGTGGATGATGACCCGGTTTCTATTGAAGAGTCCTATGTTCCGGTAGAGTTAATAAAAAATGTTGATGACATCGGTATGTCACTGTATGACTACTTTCGCAGCCAGAACATTATTCCTCAGCGAACTAAAAGCAAAGTCAGCGCCCGCATGCCGGACGTTGAGTTTCAGTCACATATTAAGCTGGATGAAGCAGTACCGGTGTTGGTGATTAAGCAGGTGGTGTTTGATCATTTAAATCGACTGATTGAGTATAGTGTGAATTTGTGTCGTAGTGATATGTATGTGTTTGTTTCGGAAGAGTAA
- a CDS encoding PfkB family carbohydrate kinase yields the protein MNAAELKNQLPSLTNQRPICVIGAAVIDVIADAYSLPHRGSDIELHQQGVNVGGCALNIAITLHRLGLSSLNALPMGQGIWADIIRKTLNEKGIVSALETDKGDNGWCLALVEPDGERTFLSVSGVENQWDKETLSSLKLQPDTLIYLSGYQLASATGGVLIDWLESLESNIELFIDFGPRIEDISEQQLARLMALKPMVSLNRQEAELMDTRISGHTSVLSAETLADDWYNRYGCPLIIRVDKEGACYHDGKQKGWVKPFPAQVVDTIGAGGVLAALSSGWSLADAVTLGNAVASYVVSHRGGDCAPSVTELSEYLKQYN from the coding sequence ATGAACGCCGCTGAGCTGAAAAACCAACTTCCATCATTAACTAATCAGCGTCCAATTTGTGTGATTGGTGCAGCAGTGATTGATGTAATTGCTGATGCTTACTCACTGCCTCATCGGGGCAGTGATATTGAACTGCACCAGCAGGGTGTCAATGTGGGGGGTTGTGCACTGAATATTGCCATTACCCTGCATCGATTAGGGTTATCTTCTCTTAATGCATTGCCGATGGGACAAGGCATCTGGGCTGATATTATCCGCAAAACCCTGAATGAAAAAGGTATCGTTTCCGCACTGGAAACCGATAAAGGCGACAACGGCTGGTGTCTGGCCTTAGTGGAACCCGACGGTGAACGCACTTTTCTGTCCGTTAGCGGTGTGGAAAACCAGTGGGATAAAGAAACCCTGAGCAGCCTTAAGCTACAGCCTGATACTTTGATCTATCTTTCTGGCTATCAGTTAGCCTCTGCCACTGGTGGAGTATTGATTGACTGGCTGGAGTCATTAGAAAGCAACATTGAACTGTTTATCGATTTCGGCCCGCGTATTGAAGATATATCAGAGCAGCAACTGGCTCGCCTGATGGCTCTCAAGCCAATGGTATCTCTCAACCGTCAGGAAGCCGAATTAATGGACACCAGAATATCCGGTCATACTTCTGTTCTGAGTGCTGAAACATTGGCAGATGATTGGTACAACCGCTACGGCTGCCCACTGATTATTCGGGTAGACAAAGAAGGTGCCTGTTATCACGACGGTAAACAAAAAGGTTGGGTAAAACCGTTCCCGGCTCAGGTCGTCGACACCATCGGCGCCGGCGGCGTCCTCGCCGCCTTATCTTCCGGCTGGTCACTGGCTGATGCAGTAACACTGGGCAACGCGGTAGCCTCCTATGTCGTCAGCCACCGCGGCGGCGACTGCGCACCATCAGTAACCGAGTTATCGGAATACCTTAAGCAATATAATTGA
- a CDS encoding ADP-ribosylglycohydrolase family protein, translating to MNKENRILGAFYGQALGDAMGMPSELWPRSRVKSYFGWIDRFLPGPAENNAACYFNTAEFTDDTSMALALADAIIECKGEIEPAIIGRNIMSWAEEFDAFNKNVLGPTSKIALNAIKKGTPIDRLENNGVTNGAAMRVSPLGCLLPTHSLDDFIADVAKASSPTHKSDVAISGAVAIAWAISKAIDGISWSQICDQLPAVAKAAQEKHITTFSASMAARIELALHTARQADGVEQGMEQIYHLVGAGTSTIESVPAAIAMVELAQTDPNRCAILCANLGGDTDTIGAMATAICGALHGIERIDPQLKQQLDQVNQLDFTRYSQTFVQLRHQREATYERR from the coding sequence ATGAATAAAGAGAACCGCATTTTAGGCGCCTTCTATGGCCAGGCTTTGGGCGACGCGATGGGGATGCCCTCGGAGTTGTGGCCTCGTTCTCGGGTCAAATCCTATTTTGGCTGGATAGATCGCTTTTTACCGGGACCGGCTGAAAATAACGCCGCCTGCTATTTTAATACCGCCGAATTTACCGATGATACATCCATGGCGCTGGCGCTGGCGGATGCCATTATTGAATGCAAAGGGGAAATCGAACCTGCGATTATCGGTCGTAATATTATGAGCTGGGCAGAAGAGTTTGATGCCTTCAATAAAAACGTGTTAGGACCAACCTCCAAAATTGCACTGAATGCCATTAAGAAAGGTACTCCAATTGATCGGTTAGAGAATAATGGCGTGACTAACGGTGCTGCTATGCGGGTTTCGCCGCTTGGTTGTCTGTTGCCAACCCATTCGCTGGATGATTTTATTGCCGATGTGGCAAAAGCTTCCAGCCCAACCCATAAGTCTGACGTGGCGATTTCCGGTGCAGTCGCTATTGCCTGGGCTATTTCTAAAGCTATCGATGGTATCAGTTGGTCACAGATTTGCGATCAGCTTCCTGCGGTTGCCAAAGCGGCACAGGAAAAGCATATCACCACCTTTAGCGCTTCAATGGCTGCCAGAATCGAGCTGGCGTTACACACCGCCAGACAGGCAGATGGCGTTGAACAAGGCATGGAGCAGATTTACCATTTGGTAGGTGCGGGTACCAGCACCATTGAGTCAGTGCCTGCCGCCATCGCGATGGTTGAACTGGCACAAACCGATCCTAATCGCTGCGCTATTCTGTGTGCCAACCTTGGCGGTGATACGGATACAATTGGTGCAATGGCAACCGCCATTTGCGGCGCGTTACACGGAATTGAACGTATTGACCCGCAATTAAAACAGCAGTTGGATCAGGTCAATCAGTTAGACTTCACCCGCTACAGTCAGACCTTTGTCCAGCTTCGTCATCAAAGAGAGGCCACTTATGAACGCCGCTGA